In a single window of the Paenibacillus sp. MMS20-IR301 genome:
- a CDS encoding DUF5695 domain-containing protein → MPGRMKSPFAKRTLLSAVFTTAALGLLWFAQPAFAYDLSNSNFQVSTGTNGDITSLKLTGDNFPTNYVMNATNAPNQNTADHQWLGELMFTYRLNNGAWTKALTNKSADGRTQNQSGNTVNIVYQNSANAEGIRNFRVNESYSLVSDYLLWQIQVTNTSAQTLEIGDFGLPLPFNEFWTGGSNEQIYETRVVTQSFIGNNSSYVTAQRPSGIGPSLLLIPDATTGAGFEYMDNWRIQDHAGSKWAGDQGGWIEGLSVYYIHSNVIKSTGRGYLPSSSLTLAPGASKTYAFKFFKSASEQATKDRLYSEGLIDTTVVPSMVVPTNQTAKFDLRTSKTITSVTAQYPSETTLASLGTTSGDHKLYSLQMNHLGPNNITVNYGSGEQTTLQFYAIEPVDTALQRHATFMVNNQQWNVPGDIRDKAFDDWMMQTNTKRNNFAGYWGWGDDWGYTHAQFLAEKNVQKPVTSEITALDQYLETTIWTNLMAGHHTDYLVPDFLMAPPNTTPTYRGYAYPHIYNTYFSMYKISKLYPGLITYTQPSNTYLLRAYNIMKALYDGPVAYNWNTGLMGEVTTPEIIKALQAEGYTSQANDIIAKMNTKYNNFAGTTYPYGSEYNYDNTGEEAVYMLAKMNNNNSIKSKINTKTRAVRGKMPVWYFYSDPVTINGEPWWQFQYTASLAGTAMDDWVRNQSATPEVEQRLTYAAKLANLTAINSGQISSDPADIGAVSWTYQAMKGNNGALGLDGGPLFNGWRGMSGEADLGLFGAIKLLSSDVAVDPIFGLYGYGCEVTESGGNYIVTPKDGVNQRLNLITEKWGMSLERDSYTLATVAKAKDSASFTLSSATPGTAHVTKVAFTGFAPGTYNVTVNNVASGSFTAASGQTATVSLNIGTAASYEVKIQQGTVTPVSSIVVNYKMNQSSGTAVTDSSSAGNHAALTGTATWIAGRTGAGNALNLSGTSAYATLPAGVVSQLNDFTISAWVKITANSDWARIFDFGTGTTANMFLAPQIGGGGMRFAITTGGNSAEQQLTASSPLATGAWKHVVVTLSGTTGRLYLDGVQVAVNTGMTLTPSSLGNTTQNYIGKSQYNDPNLNGAVDDFIIFNRALSAAEVTALFGGTVPALSASFSLEELNALEPDAELTIPPLEETEGQQPDSGAAPQPDSSSPGTEQPDSPPAPEAPETPEPPLS, encoded by the coding sequence ATGCCGGGAAGAATGAAATCACCATTCGCGAAAAGGACGCTGTTAAGCGCCGTTTTCACCACAGCAGCCTTAGGATTATTATGGTTTGCCCAGCCCGCCTTTGCTTATGATCTGTCGAACAGCAATTTCCAGGTCAGTACCGGTACCAATGGAGATATTACCAGCCTGAAGCTGACCGGAGATAACTTTCCCACCAACTATGTCATGAATGCAACCAATGCCCCGAATCAGAATACGGCAGACCACCAGTGGCTGGGCGAGCTGATGTTCACTTACCGGCTGAACAACGGCGCCTGGACCAAAGCCTTAACCAATAAGTCCGCCGACGGCCGTACGCAGAACCAGTCCGGCAATACCGTCAACATCGTCTACCAGAATTCTGCGAATGCTGAGGGTATCCGCAATTTCAGAGTGAACGAAAGCTATTCTCTTGTAAGCGATTACTTACTCTGGCAGATTCAAGTGACCAACACCAGTGCACAGACGCTGGAGATTGGTGACTTCGGCCTGCCGCTGCCTTTTAACGAATTCTGGACCGGCGGAAGCAACGAACAAATCTATGAGACCCGGGTAGTTACCCAGTCCTTCATCGGCAATAACAGCTCTTATGTAACTGCCCAGCGTCCCAGCGGCATTGGCCCGTCCCTTCTACTCATACCGGATGCAACTACCGGCGCAGGCTTCGAGTATATGGATAACTGGCGTATCCAGGATCATGCGGGCAGCAAATGGGCGGGAGATCAGGGCGGCTGGATCGAAGGCCTCTCAGTCTATTACATTCACTCGAATGTGATTAAGAGCACCGGACGCGGCTATCTGCCCAGCAGCAGCCTGACCCTGGCGCCGGGAGCAAGCAAGACCTATGCCTTCAAATTCTTCAAATCAGCCAGTGAGCAGGCAACTAAGGACCGGCTGTACTCCGAAGGTCTGATCGATACTACGGTAGTGCCGAGTATGGTAGTGCCGACGAATCAGACGGCCAAATTCGATCTGCGCACCTCTAAGACAATTACTTCTGTCACTGCGCAATATCCGTCGGAAACGACATTAGCTTCCCTGGGCACCACATCGGGAGACCACAAGCTCTACTCCCTGCAGATGAATCACCTCGGTCCCAATAACATCACAGTCAATTACGGCAGCGGAGAACAGACAACCCTACAGTTCTATGCCATTGAGCCGGTAGATACGGCGCTCCAGCGTCATGCCACCTTCATGGTGAACAATCAGCAGTGGAATGTGCCGGGAGATATCCGCGACAAGGCGTTCGATGACTGGATGATGCAGACCAATACGAAGCGCAACAATTTTGCCGGGTATTGGGGCTGGGGGGATGACTGGGGATATACGCATGCCCAGTTCCTCGCCGAGAAAAATGTCCAGAAGCCGGTAACCTCAGAAATTACCGCACTCGACCAGTATCTGGAGACCACCATCTGGACGAACCTGATGGCCGGTCATCACACCGATTATCTGGTGCCTGACTTCCTGATGGCCCCGCCGAACACTACACCAACCTACCGCGGGTATGCCTATCCGCATATCTATAACACCTATTTCAGCATGTACAAAATTTCCAAGCTATACCCTGGCCTGATCACCTATACTCAGCCAAGCAACACCTATCTGCTGCGGGCCTACAATATTATGAAAGCTCTCTACGACGGTCCTGTAGCCTACAACTGGAATACCGGGCTGATGGGGGAAGTGACCACACCGGAGATTATCAAAGCGCTGCAGGCTGAAGGCTATACCTCCCAGGCTAATGATATCATTGCGAAAATGAACACCAAATACAATAACTTTGCCGGCACGACCTATCCATACGGCTCCGAATACAACTATGACAATACCGGTGAGGAAGCCGTGTATATGCTGGCGAAGATGAATAACAACAACAGCATTAAGAGCAAGATCAATACGAAGACCCGTGCCGTGCGCGGTAAAATGCCGGTATGGTACTTCTACTCCGATCCGGTAACCATCAACGGGGAGCCATGGTGGCAATTCCAGTACACCGCTTCGCTTGCCGGAACGGCAATGGATGACTGGGTGCGTAACCAGTCTGCGACTCCGGAAGTGGAGCAGCGGTTAACCTATGCCGCCAAGCTTGCTAATCTGACGGCCATTAACTCCGGCCAGATCAGTTCGGACCCTGCGGATATTGGAGCGGTATCCTGGACGTATCAGGCGATGAAGGGCAATAACGGGGCCCTGGGTCTTGACGGCGGCCCGCTGTTTAACGGCTGGCGCGGCATGTCCGGCGAAGCGGATCTCGGGCTGTTCGGCGCGATCAAGCTGCTGAGCTCCGATGTGGCGGTTGATCCGATCTTCGGCCTGTACGGCTATGGCTGCGAGGTCACAGAGAGCGGCGGGAACTACATCGTTACACCTAAGGACGGCGTTAACCAGCGGCTGAATCTGATTACAGAGAAATGGGGCATGAGTCTGGAGCGGGACAGCTACACCCTGGCGACAGTAGCCAAGGCGAAGGATAGTGCCAGCTTCACGCTCAGCAGTGCAACTCCGGGTACAGCGCATGTAACCAAGGTGGCCTTTACCGGATTTGCTCCCGGGACCTATAACGTAACTGTGAACAATGTGGCCTCCGGCAGCTTCACTGCGGCCAGCGGCCAGACCGCAACCGTGAGCCTGAATATCGGAACCGCAGCTTCCTATGAGGTGAAGATCCAGCAGGGAACCGTGACTCCGGTTTCCTCCATTGTAGTTAACTACAAGATGAACCAGTCCTCCGGCACGGCGGTTACGGATTCTTCCTCCGCCGGGAACCATGCGGCATTGACCGGAACAGCCACTTGGATTGCCGGCCGCACGGGCGCTGGCAATGCGCTGAATCTGAGCGGAACCAGCGCCTATGCAACACTGCCGGCCGGGGTGGTCAGCCAGCTGAATGACTTTACGATCTCAGCCTGGGTCAAGATTACGGCCAATAGCGACTGGGCGCGAATCTTCGATTTCGGCACAGGTACAACGGCTAATATGTTCCTGGCGCCGCAGATCGGAGGCGGGGGGATGCGTTTTGCTATTACAACCGGCGGCAACAGTGCGGAGCAGCAGCTTACGGCCTCCTCGCCGCTGGCAACCGGAGCATGGAAGCATGTCGTCGTGACCTTATCCGGTACGACCGGCCGGCTCTACCTCGATGGCGTCCAGGTTGCCGTGAATACGGGCATGACGCTGACGCCTTCCAGCCTGGGCAATACCACCCAGAACTATATCGGCAAATCGCAATACAATGATCCGAATCTGAATGGTGCTGTCGATGACTTCATTATCTTTAACCGTGCACTCAGTGCTGCCGAGGTTACCGCACTCTTCGGAGGGACGGTGCCGGCGCTCTCGGCCTCCTTTTCCCTGGAGGAGCTGAATGCCCTGGAGCCGGATGCTGAGCTTACAATTCCGCCGCTTGAAGAAACGGAAGGGCAGCAGCCGGATAGCGGAGCAGCCCCGCAGCCGGATAGCAGCTCTCCGGGGACGGAGCAACCGGATTCTCCTCCAGCTCCTGAGGCTCCGGAAACACCTGAACCGCCTTTAAGCTGA
- a CDS encoding TetR/AcrR family transcriptional regulator — MIPGINLNAKHKEARSRKAILEATMMILENQSYSSLTIEAVASQAGVGKSTIYRWWEHKARLVLDTFVMAVESEFVFERNLSVQENFKRQLEALARILGSKVGKSTLTIVTENDGIAQEFYSLFLSLKRKEAKQALQAAMEQGEVKRSVNMDVVLDLLYGPVYFQILIYKKMPDEHYIEDLLQHVMQGISAGV, encoded by the coding sequence ATGATCCCAGGCATTAACCTGAATGCGAAGCATAAGGAAGCCCGCAGCAGGAAGGCGATTCTTGAAGCGACGATGATGATTTTAGAGAATCAGAGCTATTCCTCTTTAACAATAGAAGCGGTGGCATCTCAGGCCGGAGTAGGCAAATCTACCATCTACAGATGGTGGGAGCATAAAGCGCGCCTGGTCCTCGATACTTTTGTGATGGCCGTCGAATCCGAGTTTGTCTTTGAGCGGAACCTGTCCGTTCAGGAGAACTTCAAACGGCAGCTCGAGGCTTTAGCGCGTATTCTTGGCAGCAAAGTGGGGAAATCCACCTTAACTATCGTTACCGAGAACGACGGGATTGCGCAGGAGTTTTACAGCTTATTTTTGTCCCTGAAAAGAAAAGAGGCCAAACAAGCGCTTCAAGCCGCGATGGAGCAGGGGGAAGTGAAGCGGTCGGTGAACATGGACGTTGTATTGGATCTGCTCTACGGTCCGGTCTATTTTCAAATTCTCATCTATAAAAAAATGCCGGATGAGCATTACATCGAGGACTTGTTACAGCACGTAATGCAGGGAATTTCAGCTGGCGTTTAA
- a CDS encoding MFS transporter, with protein sequence MSQTTNVQQGNGKKNYSLMTIILFWCGMVIMTSMYITIPLADVFTRAFQISPAQAAWIGSSFSLCYALGCLLYGPFSDRYGRKIFLVASITGLTLVTLVIGFVESYYGLILLRGLQGLVAAAFAPISLVYAGEMFPAHKRLTAVGFISTGLLMAGIVGQVFSGLVNEYWGWHGIFIILGILYGITAVIVISLLPKDELHRPKENVLLKFKQMTGLLKQTQLLAAFAITFVLLLSLVGMYTVLGSYLSSDKFGLSAQAILTIRAAGIAGMLLSPFAGRIAGRLGMAAVLRGGLAIAAAGLLGLSLSPGLPAIILMSVVFVAGIALVTPVNISIVSQLGGHARGSAISFNAFILFLGASTGPIIALRLLKTGNYALSFGILGSIMTAGFLVSLLLQVPSGRLAKSEQASVVPAKQ encoded by the coding sequence ATGAGTCAGACGACAAATGTGCAACAAGGCAATGGCAAGAAAAACTATTCATTAATGACAATTATTCTGTTCTGGTGCGGAATGGTTATTATGACCAGCATGTATATTACAATCCCGTTAGCGGATGTATTCACCAGGGCGTTTCAGATTAGTCCGGCTCAGGCGGCATGGATCGGGAGTTCATTCTCGCTCTGTTATGCCTTGGGTTGTCTGCTGTATGGTCCATTCTCGGACAGATACGGCCGTAAAATATTCCTGGTGGCGAGTATTACCGGCTTAACGCTTGTGACCCTAGTGATCGGGTTTGTGGAGAGCTATTACGGGCTCATTCTTCTTAGAGGTCTGCAGGGGCTGGTGGCTGCGGCATTCGCACCGATCTCGCTTGTGTATGCGGGAGAGATGTTCCCGGCACATAAACGGCTGACCGCAGTCGGCTTTATCAGCACCGGGCTGCTGATGGCGGGGATTGTAGGCCAGGTATTCAGCGGGCTGGTGAATGAATATTGGGGCTGGCACGGAATCTTCATTATACTGGGCATCCTGTATGGGATTACGGCGGTCATTGTAATCAGCCTGCTTCCGAAGGATGAGCTGCACCGGCCGAAAGAAAATGTGCTGCTCAAGTTTAAACAAATGACTGGATTACTGAAGCAGACGCAGCTGCTGGCGGCTTTCGCCATTACGTTTGTCCTGCTGTTAAGCCTGGTCGGCATGTACACCGTGCTAGGCAGTTATTTAAGCTCAGACAAGTTCGGGTTATCGGCACAGGCGATCCTCACGATTCGGGCGGCGGGGATAGCCGGGATGCTGTTATCGCCGTTTGCAGGCCGGATCGCGGGGCGGCTGGGAATGGCGGCAGTGCTGCGGGGCGGCTTGGCAATTGCGGCGGCGGGCCTGCTGGGACTCAGTCTTAGCCCGGGCCTGCCGGCGATTATCCTGATGAGCGTTGTCTTTGTAGCGGGGATCGCCCTCGTCACTCCGGTTAATATTTCAATCGTCAGCCAGCTGGGAGGCCATGCGCGCGGTTCGGCAATTTCATTCAATGCCTTTATTCTGTTCCTTGGCGCGAGTACGGGGCCCATAATCGCCTTAAGACTGCTGAAGACAGGGAACTATGCGCTGTCCTTTGGAATTCTGGGCTCCATTATGACCGCAGGATTCCTGGTTTCTCTTCTGTTACAAGTCCCCTCCGGGCGCCTGGCCAAAAGTGAACAGGCATCAGTTGTACCGGCTAAGCAGTGA